Proteins from one Micromonospora sp. M71_S20 genomic window:
- a CDS encoding long-chain fatty acid--CoA ligase, with product MREFSVPPIVTVGDAANLTDPVWDNAEVAPDTVQFVRPTGAGGTWSDVTCRQFRDEVVAAARGLVAAGVQPGERVGLMSRTRYEWTLLDYAIWAAGAVTVPIYETSSADQAAWILSDSGAVACVVESNAHATLVAGVRDRLPDLRHVWQIDLDAVAELVRAGEAVDPTEIDRRRAAVRADDLATIIYTSGTTGRPKGCVLTHRNMYADIANAVPVLPNLFRPGASTLLFLPLAHAFARLIQIGVVQARATMRHCADPKNLVGELQEFRPTFVLSVPRVFEKVYNGAKQKAEADGKGKIFARAERVAIAYSEALETSGGPGLALRAQHALFDKLVYRKLRAALGGRCRDAISGGAPLGARLGHFFRGIGVNVCEGYGLTETSPAAAANLPDATRIGSVGRPLPGVTIRIDDDGEILIAGDLIFQGYWRNDEATAEALSADGWFRTGDLGQLDDDGFLSITGRKKEIIVTAGGKNVAPAVLEDQVRAHPLISQCVVVGDRAPFIAALVTIDEEALPRWLASAGLPEDTRVEKLRDHEGLRAEIQGAVDAANQAVSKAEAIKVFRILPRDFTEATGELTPSLKVKRQVVHKSYAAEIADIYGG from the coding sequence GTGCGCGAGTTCTCCGTCCCGCCGATCGTCACCGTCGGCGACGCGGCCAACCTCACCGACCCGGTCTGGGACAACGCCGAGGTCGCCCCGGACACGGTCCAGTTCGTCCGTCCCACCGGCGCGGGGGGCACCTGGTCCGACGTCACCTGCCGGCAGTTCCGCGACGAGGTCGTCGCGGCGGCCAGGGGCCTGGTCGCGGCCGGCGTCCAGCCCGGCGAGCGGGTCGGCCTGATGAGCCGCACCCGCTACGAGTGGACCCTGCTGGACTACGCGATCTGGGCGGCCGGCGCGGTCACCGTGCCGATCTACGAGACCTCCAGCGCCGACCAGGCCGCCTGGATCCTGTCCGACTCCGGCGCGGTGGCCTGCGTGGTGGAGAGCAACGCCCACGCCACCCTGGTCGCCGGCGTCCGGGACCGGCTGCCCGACCTGCGGCACGTCTGGCAGATCGACCTCGACGCCGTGGCCGAGCTGGTCCGCGCCGGCGAGGCGGTCGACCCGACGGAGATCGACCGGCGGCGGGCCGCCGTCCGCGCCGACGACCTCGCCACCATCATCTACACCAGCGGCACCACCGGCCGCCCCAAGGGCTGCGTGCTGACCCACCGCAACATGTACGCCGACATCGCCAACGCGGTGCCGGTGCTGCCGAACCTGTTCCGGCCGGGCGCCTCGACCCTGCTCTTCCTCCCGCTGGCGCACGCCTTCGCCCGGCTCATCCAGATCGGCGTGGTGCAGGCGCGGGCCACCATGCGGCACTGCGCGGACCCCAAGAACCTGGTCGGCGAGTTGCAGGAGTTCCGCCCCACCTTCGTGCTCTCGGTCCCCCGGGTGTTCGAGAAGGTCTACAACGGCGCCAAGCAGAAGGCCGAGGCCGACGGCAAGGGCAAGATCTTCGCCCGCGCGGAGCGGGTCGCCATCGCGTACAGCGAGGCGCTGGAGACCTCCGGCGGGCCCGGCCTGGCGCTGCGCGCCCAGCACGCGCTCTTCGACAAGCTGGTCTACCGCAAGCTGCGGGCGGCGCTCGGCGGCCGGTGCCGGGACGCCATCTCCGGCGGCGCCCCGCTCGGCGCGCGGCTGGGCCACTTCTTCCGCGGCATCGGCGTGAACGTGTGCGAGGGCTACGGCCTGACCGAGACCTCCCCCGCCGCCGCCGCGAACCTGCCCGACGCCACCCGGATCGGCTCGGTCGGCCGGCCGCTGCCGGGGGTCACCATCCGGATCGACGACGACGGCGAGATCCTGATCGCCGGCGATCTGATCTTCCAGGGCTACTGGCGCAACGACGAGGCGACCGCCGAGGCGCTCAGCGCGGACGGCTGGTTCCGCACCGGCGACCTGGGCCAACTCGACGACGACGGCTTCCTGAGCATCACCGGCCGCAAGAAGGAGATCATCGTGACGGCCGGCGGCAAGAACGTCGCCCCGGCCGTGCTGGAGGACCAGGTCCGGGCCCACCCCCTGATCAGCCAGTGCGTGGTGGTCGGTGACCGCGCGCCGTTCATCGCCGCGCTGGTCACCATCGACGAGGAGGCGCTGCCGCGCTGGCTCGCCTCGGCCGGCCTGCCCGAGGACACCCGCGTCGAGAAGCTGCGCGACCACGAGGGGCTGCGCGCCGAGATCCAGGGCGCCGTCGACGCCGCGAACCAGGCGGTCTCCAAGGCCGAGGCGATCAAGGTGTTCCGGATCCTGCCCCGCGACTTCACCGAGGCGACGGGCGAGCTGACCCCGTCGCTGAAGGTCAAGCGGCAGGTGGTGCACAAGTCGTACGCGGCGGAGATCGCCGACATCTACGGGGGCTGA
- a CDS encoding SRPBCC family protein, translating into MADTSTQSIIVGASPERVAAVICDFPSYPEWTEAMRRVEVIEEYEDGYASQVRFTIDAGVLADEYVLAYEYAEDLSRIEWHLVEPSKMQKFQRGSYDLDGNPDGSTTVTYTLEVELSVGMLGMFRRKAEKMIMDTALKQLKRRVEASGATQ; encoded by the coding sequence ATGGCGGACACCTCCACCCAGTCGATCATCGTCGGCGCGTCACCGGAGCGGGTGGCGGCGGTCATCTGCGACTTCCCGAGCTACCCGGAGTGGACCGAGGCGATGCGGCGGGTGGAGGTGATCGAGGAGTACGAGGACGGCTACGCCAGCCAGGTCCGGTTCACCATCGACGCCGGCGTGCTGGCCGACGAGTACGTGCTGGCCTACGAGTACGCCGAGGACCTCTCCCGGATCGAGTGGCACCTGGTGGAGCCCTCGAAGATGCAGAAGTTCCAGCGCGGCTCGTACGACCTGGACGGCAACCCGGACGGCAGTACGACGGTGACCTACACCCTGGAGGTCGAGCTCTCCGTCGGGATGCTCGGCATGTTCCGCCGCAAGGCCGAAAAAATGATCATGGATACCGCGTTGAAGCAGCTCAAGCGCCGGGTAGAAGCATCCGGTGCGACGCAGTGA
- a CDS encoding ROK family glucokinase, with protein MTLTIGVDVGGTKVAGGVVDAAGTVLVQARRDTPADDVAKTRDVITELVRELASGHAIEAVGIGAAGWIDASRSTVLFAPNLAWRDEPLRDYVSAATNLPVIVENDGNVAAWAEFRHGAARDADDSMVMFTIGTGVGGGIVLGGELLRGANGIAAELGHMLTVPDGHQCGCGRLGCIEQYASGSALVRFARAAARQEPHRATGLLELADGEAEAVTGPMVTAAAQAGDPVSTEAFAQVGRWLGTSLADMAQILDPQVLVVGGGVIDAGDLLLGPTRRSFADALAQRSRLPVAEIRPAELGNTAGVIGAADLARRI; from the coding sequence GTGACGCTGACCATCGGAGTCGACGTCGGTGGCACGAAGGTGGCCGGTGGTGTCGTGGACGCCGCCGGCACGGTCCTCGTGCAGGCCCGACGGGACACCCCCGCCGACGACGTCGCCAAGACCCGTGACGTCATCACCGAACTGGTCCGCGAGCTGGCCTCCGGGCACGCCATCGAGGCGGTCGGCATCGGCGCGGCCGGCTGGATCGACGCCAGCCGCTCGACCGTGCTGTTCGCCCCGAACCTGGCGTGGCGGGACGAGCCGCTGCGCGACTACGTCAGCGCCGCCACCAACCTGCCGGTGATCGTGGAGAACGACGGCAACGTGGCGGCCTGGGCGGAGTTCCGCCACGGCGCCGCCCGCGACGCCGACGACTCGATGGTCATGTTCACCATCGGCACCGGCGTCGGCGGCGGCATCGTGCTCGGCGGGGAACTGCTGCGCGGCGCCAACGGCATCGCCGCCGAGCTGGGCCACATGCTGACGGTGCCGGACGGCCACCAGTGCGGCTGCGGCCGGCTCGGCTGCATCGAGCAGTACGCCAGCGGCAGCGCCCTGGTGCGGTTCGCCCGCGCCGCCGCCCGGCAGGAGCCGCACCGCGCCACCGGCCTGCTGGAACTGGCCGACGGCGAGGCCGAGGCGGTCACCGGGCCCATGGTCACCGCCGCCGCGCAGGCCGGCGACCCGGTCTCCACCGAGGCGTTCGCGCAGGTCGGCCGGTGGCTCGGCACCAGCCTCGCCGACATGGCGCAGATCCTCGACCCGCAGGTGCTCGTCGTCGGCGGTGGGGTGATCGACGCCGGGGACCTGCTGCTCGGCCCGACCCGCCGGTCGTTCGCCGACGCCCTGGCCCAGCGCAGCCGCCTCCCGGTCGCCGAGATCCGCCCGGCCGAGCTGGGCAACACCGCCGGCGTCATCGGCGCCGCCGACCTGGCCCGCCGGATCTGA
- a CDS encoding NAD(P)/FAD-dependent oxidoreductase gives MSTSTDHGQPDPEASTLALTRDGRPVSDRGDTVCVVGAGASGLTAIKNLKEHGFGVDCYERETGVGGAWNWRHDRSPVYASTHLISSRPFTQFPDFPMPDDWPDYPHHSRLLSYFERYADHFDLRGHIWFGTEVVRVEPVAGDRWDVTTRSTGGYGPERTSRYAAVVVANGHNWSPKLPRYEGLEEFRGEVMHASSYKDPAQLRGKRVLVVGAGNTGCDIAVEAAQQASRCWHSTRRGYWYAPKYVLGRPADQVNDALLALRVPLRVRQWLYHWTLRLTVGDLTRFGLPKPDHRVYETHPIANSQLVYYVGHGGIAPVPDVVRFHPYAVELSDGREIDPDLVVFATGYLPRFEFLDPKVLGDDAGEGRPKLWLNAFVPGRPTLAVAGLVQPDSGIFPLSHWQSVLFARLLRLRVTRPDRAAAFAARVSAKAGERYAGPVKDSSRHWFEVGHADYLRAVQRALHDLEEAR, from the coding sequence GTGTCCACCTCCACCGACCACGGCCAGCCCGACCCGGAGGCGAGCACTCTCGCCCTGACCCGCGACGGCCGGCCGGTCTCCGACCGGGGCGACACCGTCTGCGTCGTCGGCGCGGGGGCCAGCGGTCTCACGGCCATCAAGAACCTGAAGGAACACGGCTTCGGCGTCGACTGCTACGAGCGGGAGACCGGCGTCGGCGGCGCCTGGAACTGGCGGCACGACCGCAGCCCGGTGTACGCGAGCACGCACCTGATCTCTTCGCGGCCGTTCACCCAGTTCCCCGACTTCCCGATGCCGGACGACTGGCCGGACTACCCGCACCACAGCCGGCTGCTGTCGTACTTCGAGCGGTACGCCGACCACTTCGACCTGCGCGGGCACATCTGGTTCGGCACCGAGGTCGTCCGGGTGGAGCCCGTGGCCGGCGACCGCTGGGACGTGACCACCCGCAGCACCGGCGGCTACGGCCCGGAACGCACCTCCCGCTACGCGGCCGTCGTGGTCGCCAACGGCCACAACTGGTCGCCGAAGCTGCCCCGCTACGAGGGGCTGGAGGAGTTCCGGGGCGAGGTCATGCACGCCTCGTCCTACAAGGACCCGGCGCAGCTGCGCGGCAAGCGGGTGCTGGTGGTGGGCGCCGGCAACACCGGCTGCGACATCGCCGTCGAGGCCGCCCAGCAGGCGTCGCGCTGCTGGCACTCGACCCGCCGGGGCTACTGGTACGCCCCGAAGTACGTCCTCGGCCGCCCCGCCGACCAGGTCAACGACGCGCTGCTGGCGCTGCGCGTGCCGCTGCGGGTGCGGCAGTGGCTCTACCACTGGACCCTGCGGCTGACCGTCGGCGACCTGACCCGCTTCGGCCTGCCGAAGCCCGACCACCGGGTCTACGAGACGCACCCGATCGCCAACAGCCAGCTCGTCTACTACGTGGGCCACGGCGGGATCGCGCCGGTGCCGGACGTCGTCCGCTTCCACCCGTACGCCGTCGAGCTCTCCGACGGCCGGGAGATCGACCCGGACCTGGTCGTCTTCGCCACCGGGTACCTGCCGCGCTTCGAGTTCCTCGACCCGAAGGTGCTCGGCGACGACGCGGGGGAGGGCCGCCCGAAGCTCTGGCTGAACGCCTTCGTCCCCGGTCGCCCCACGCTGGCCGTGGCCGGGCTGGTGCAGCCGGACTCGGGCATCTTCCCCCTGTCGCACTGGCAGTCGGTGCTCTTCGCCCGGCTGCTGCGGCTGCGCGTGACCCGTCCCGACCGGGCGGCCGCCTTCGCCGCCCGGGTGTCGGCGAAGGCGGGGGAGCGGTACGCCGGGCCCGTCAAGGACAGCAGCCGGCACTGGTTCGAGGTGGGCCACGCCGACTACCTGCGCGCCGTCCAGCGCGCGCTGCACGACCTGGAGGAGGCCCGGTGA
- a CDS encoding trehalose-6-phosphate synthase: protein MRQSSLVVVANRLPIDDSVAPDGACEWRRSPGGLVSALHPLLRHTPATWVGWAGGTGPAPALPDVDGVRMHSVPLSAEDLRDHYEGFANATLWPLYHDSVEQPEYHRSWWEAYQRVNQRFAEATADMAEPGAVVWVQDYHLQLVPGLLRQLRPDLRIGFFLHVPFPPPELFMQLPRRAELLRGMLGADLIGFQRSQAAHNFAQLVAKVLDVPATDRRIAVDDRVVRIGAFPVSIDTVEMAALATRPDVADRAARLRRDLGSPEQVILSVDRMDYTKGIEQRLKAYSELLANGHVKVRDTVLVQVAVPSRERVGQYQILRERVEREVGRINGEYGRVGEPAIHYLTQPFDRAELAALYRVADVMAVTPLRDGMNLVAKEYVAARVDDTGALLLSEFAGAAAELPQAYLVNPHDLEGLKQGLLAALRAGPDDLGARMRAMRAHLHRHDIRTWARSYLSALDDSGSLLTRLGAG, encoded by the coding sequence ATGCGACAGAGTTCCCTCGTGGTGGTGGCCAACCGCCTGCCCATCGACGACAGTGTGGCGCCCGACGGGGCCTGCGAATGGCGCCGCAGCCCCGGCGGCCTGGTCAGCGCCCTCCATCCCCTCCTGCGGCACACCCCGGCGACGTGGGTCGGGTGGGCCGGCGGCACCGGCCCGGCGCCGGCGCTGCCCGACGTGGACGGCGTCCGCATGCACTCCGTTCCGCTGAGCGCCGAAGACCTGCGCGACCACTACGAGGGCTTCGCCAACGCCACCCTCTGGCCGCTCTACCACGACTCGGTGGAGCAACCGGAGTACCACCGCAGCTGGTGGGAGGCGTACCAGCGGGTCAACCAGCGGTTCGCCGAGGCCACGGCCGACATGGCCGAGCCCGGCGCGGTCGTGTGGGTGCAGGACTACCACCTGCAACTGGTGCCCGGCCTGCTCCGCCAACTACGGCCCGACCTGCGGATCGGCTTCTTCCTGCACGTGCCGTTCCCGCCACCCGAGCTGTTCATGCAGCTCCCCCGCCGGGCCGAGTTGCTGCGCGGGATGCTCGGCGCCGACCTGATCGGCTTCCAGCGCTCCCAGGCCGCGCACAACTTCGCCCAACTGGTGGCGAAGGTGCTGGACGTCCCCGCCACCGACCGGCGGATCGCCGTCGACGACCGGGTGGTCCGGATCGGCGCCTTCCCCGTCTCCATCGACACCGTCGAGATGGCCGCGCTGGCCACCCGGCCCGACGTGGCCGACCGGGCCGCCCGGCTGCGCCGCGACCTCGGCAGTCCCGAGCAGGTGATCCTCAGCGTCGACCGGATGGACTACACCAAGGGCATCGAGCAGCGGCTCAAGGCGTACAGCGAGCTGCTCGCCAACGGGCACGTCAAGGTGCGCGACACGGTGCTCGTGCAGGTGGCGGTGCCCAGCCGGGAACGGGTCGGGCAGTACCAGATCCTCCGCGAACGGGTGGAACGCGAGGTGGGGCGGATCAACGGCGAGTACGGCCGGGTCGGCGAGCCGGCGATCCACTACCTGACCCAGCCGTTCGACCGGGCCGAACTGGCCGCGCTCTACCGGGTCGCCGACGTGATGGCGGTGACCCCGCTGCGCGACGGGATGAACCTCGTCGCCAAGGAGTACGTGGCCGCCCGCGTCGACGACACCGGCGCGCTGCTGCTCAGCGAGTTCGCCGGCGCCGCCGCCGAGCTGCCGCAGGCGTACCTGGTCAACCCGCACGACCTGGAGGGGCTCAAGCAGGGGCTGCTCGCGGCGCTGCGGGCGGGCCCGGACGACCTCGGCGCGCGGATGCGGGCCATGCGGGCGCACCTGCACCGGCACGACATCCGGACGTGGGCCCGCTCCTACCTCTCCGCCCTCGACGACAGCGGCTCGCTGCTGACCCGGCTGGGCGCCGGCTGA
- a CDS encoding response regulator transcription factor, translating to MIRVGLVDDQHLVRAGLRALLNRAPDIEIVGEAGDGDAAYRLAVTERPDVLLMDVRMPGTDGIEATRRIVADERLTGVRVVVLTTFDTDEYVFEAIRAGASGFLLKDTGPDELRGAVRIVRAGEALLSPAVTRRVMAAVRAGGREPDPARLASLTAREREVLAEVAAGRSNDEIGAVLHISPATARTYVSRLLAKLHARDRSQLVVAAYESGLVRPGSPSDPG from the coding sequence GTGATCCGGGTGGGACTCGTCGACGACCAGCACCTGGTCCGCGCGGGGCTGCGCGCGCTGCTGAACCGGGCGCCGGACATCGAGATCGTCGGCGAGGCGGGCGACGGCGACGCGGCGTACCGGCTGGCGGTCACCGAGCGGCCCGACGTCCTGCTGATGGACGTCCGGATGCCGGGCACGGACGGCATCGAGGCCACCCGCCGCATCGTCGCCGACGAGCGGCTCACCGGCGTACGGGTCGTCGTGCTCACCACCTTCGACACCGACGAGTACGTCTTCGAGGCGATCCGGGCCGGCGCGTCCGGCTTCCTGCTCAAGGACACCGGCCCCGACGAGCTGCGGGGAGCGGTGCGGATCGTCCGGGCCGGGGAGGCCCTGCTCTCCCCCGCGGTCACGCGGCGGGTCATGGCGGCGGTGCGCGCCGGCGGGCGGGAGCCGGACCCGGCCCGGCTGGCCTCGTTGACCGCCCGGGAGCGGGAGGTGCTGGCCGAGGTCGCCGCCGGCCGGTCGAACGACGAGATCGGCGCGGTCCTGCACATCAGCCCGGCGACCGCCCGCACGTACGTGAGCCGGCTGCTGGCCAAGCTGCACGCCCGGGACCGCTCGCAGCTCGTCGTGGCGGCGTACGAGAGCGGCCTGGTGCGGCCCGGCTCACCGTCCGACCCGGGCTGA
- a CDS encoding sensor histidine kinase: MRVAEAQRGAGRAAGRLVRLPRATVLDLLIGVAVSAVVAMAITANVGGDRGRDVPAYLFAVGLGALVLLRRRAPTAVLVVSAAGLVAYYVAGYPPVGLALPLAAALYSAAEAGQLRWAVLVGLGLLVVSTAFRAAGGASVAYLIGFELASSVAIMAAAVALGDGVRSRRLRRREQRWRLRQLERDHTREAARRVEEERLRIARDLHDVIAHHISVISLHAGVADEALDDDPAAARAALGHVRSATTQVARELRTTLGLLRDPAVAEPRQPVAGLAGLDALATGARATGLRVAVHRQGELTGLPAAVDSTAHRLIQEALTNTLRHAGARTVEIDVVRGPRTLAVAVRDDGRGRREDAPRGYGLGGMRERTALLGGTVTAGNRPGGGFEVRAELPLGGTT; the protein is encoded by the coding sequence GTGCGGGTGGCCGAGGCGCAGCGGGGGGCGGGCCGGGCGGCGGGCCGGCTGGTCCGGCTGCCCCGGGCCACCGTGTTGGACCTGCTCATCGGCGTCGCCGTCTCGGCCGTCGTGGCGATGGCGATCACCGCGAACGTGGGCGGCGACCGGGGCCGCGACGTCCCCGCCTACCTGTTCGCCGTCGGGCTCGGCGCGCTCGTGCTCCTGCGCCGCCGCGCGCCGACCGCCGTGCTGGTGGTCAGCGCCGCCGGCCTGGTCGCCTACTACGTGGCCGGCTACCCGCCGGTCGGGTTGGCCCTCCCCCTCGCCGCGGCGCTCTACTCGGCGGCCGAGGCCGGGCAGCTGCGCTGGGCGGTGCTCGTGGGGCTCGGCCTGCTCGTCGTCTCCACCGCGTTCCGCGCGGCGGGGGGCGCGAGCGTCGCGTACCTCATCGGCTTCGAGCTGGCCTCCAGCGTCGCCATCATGGCCGCCGCGGTCGCCCTCGGCGACGGGGTCCGGTCCCGGCGGTTGCGGCGCCGGGAGCAACGGTGGCGGCTGCGGCAGCTGGAACGCGACCACACCCGGGAGGCGGCGCGCCGGGTCGAGGAGGAACGGCTCCGGATCGCCCGGGACCTGCACGACGTGATCGCCCACCACATCTCCGTCATCTCGCTGCACGCCGGCGTGGCCGACGAGGCACTCGACGACGACCCGGCGGCCGCCCGGGCCGCCCTGGGGCACGTCCGCTCGGCCACCACCCAGGTCGCCCGGGAACTGCGCACCACCCTCGGTCTCCTGCGCGACCCGGCCGTGGCCGAGCCCCGGCAACCGGTGGCGGGGCTGGCCGGGCTGGACGCCCTGGCCACCGGCGCGCGGGCCACCGGGCTGCGGGTCGCCGTCCACCGGCAGGGCGAGCTGACCGGTCTGCCCGCCGCGGTCGACTCGACCGCCCACCGGCTGATCCAGGAGGCGCTGACCAACACCCTGCGCCACGCCGGCGCGCGCACCGTCGAGATCGACGTCGTCCGCGGCCCCCGCACCCTCGCCGTCGCCGTCCGCGACGACGGCCGTGGGCGACGCGAGGACGCCCCGCGCGGGTACGGGCTCGGCGGCATGCGGGAGCGCACCGCCCTGCTCGGGGGCACCGTCACCGCCGGCAACCGACCCGGCGGCGGCTTCGAGGTACGCGCCGAACTACCCCTGGGAGGGACCACGTGA
- a CDS encoding alpha/beta hydrolase yields MRGREWARPVRPVRREVLGAAPEVEQGRPPLLFVPGFGHGAWAFAEHWLGHAASRGFPAYALSLRGHGDSGPAPEATLRAYAHDVTQVAAGLPRQAVLVGHGAGALVVAHALARYPARAAVLVAPVFGGWATFGAALRRNPVGTLPAVFGGPLRLHRRQLFSRELPEAEARSYAGRLGRAGRRAQWQLLTGRAAEPAVGDPPVLVLGSPDDRVVPATALTRAARRYGSAPLLFPGMGHDMMLDVRWREPVDAILDWLEKDPAPTGRP; encoded by the coding sequence ATGCGGGGGCGGGAGTGGGCCCGTCCGGTCCGCCCGGTCCGGCGTGAGGTGCTCGGCGCGGCCCCCGAGGTGGAACAGGGACGCCCGCCGCTGCTCTTCGTACCGGGCTTCGGGCACGGCGCCTGGGCGTTCGCCGAGCACTGGCTCGGCCACGCCGCGTCCCGGGGCTTCCCGGCGTACGCGCTGAGCCTGCGCGGGCACGGCGACAGCGGGCCGGCGCCGGAGGCGACGCTGCGGGCGTACGCCCACGACGTGACCCAGGTGGCGGCGGGCCTGCCGCGCCAGGCGGTGCTGGTGGGGCACGGCGCCGGGGCGCTCGTGGTGGCCCACGCGTTGGCCCGCTACCCGGCCCGGGCTGCGGTGCTGGTCGCGCCGGTGTTCGGCGGCTGGGCGACGTTCGGGGCGGCGCTGCGCCGCAACCCGGTCGGCACGCTGCCGGCGGTGTTCGGCGGGCCGCTGCGGCTGCACCGCCGCCAGTTGTTCAGCCGGGAGCTGCCCGAGGCGGAGGCCCGCAGCTACGCGGGCCGGCTGGGGCGGGCCGGTCGGCGCGCCCAGTGGCAGTTGTTGACCGGGCGGGCCGCCGAGCCGGCGGTGGGCGACCCGCCGGTGCTGGTGCTGGGCAGCCCCGACGACCGGGTCGTCCCGGCGACGGCGCTGACCCGGGCGGCCCGGCGGTACGGCTCCGCCCCGTTGCTCTTCCCCGGCATGGGGCACGACATGATGCTCGACGTGCGGTGGCGGGAGCCGGTCGACGCGATCCTGGACTGGCTGGAGAAGGACCCGGCGCCGACCGGCCGGCCCTGA
- a CDS encoding endonuclease/exonuclease/phosphatase family protein, with protein MTQSPGVPLRVVSYNIHSQRDDTAALAAVVRDARPDVVIVQEGPRRFRWRQKSAALAESFGLVVAAGGLPALGNLLLTSLRVRVVADRCQRFPLTPGRHLRGAAYAECVVAGAARFTLAGSHLSTDPAERPAQAALFKRELDAATTPVVAAADLNEGPDGPAWATVARGLTDAAVAMDRADRLTYSCTNPRRRIDALFVDPRITVVDYDVVDTPQTRRASDHFPVLVDLLLPAAD; from the coding sequence GTGACGCAGAGCCCGGGCGTGCCGCTGCGCGTCGTGTCGTACAACATCCACAGCCAGCGGGACGACACGGCCGCGCTGGCGGCGGTGGTCCGCGACGCCAGGCCGGACGTGGTGATCGTGCAGGAGGGGCCGCGCCGGTTCCGGTGGCGGCAGAAGTCCGCGGCGCTGGCGGAGTCCTTCGGCCTGGTGGTGGCCGCCGGCGGGCTGCCCGCGCTGGGCAACCTGCTGCTGACCAGCCTGCGGGTGCGGGTGGTGGCCGACCGCTGCCAGCGCTTCCCGCTCACCCCCGGCCGGCACCTGCGCGGCGCCGCGTACGCCGAGTGCGTGGTCGCCGGCGCGGCCCGGTTCACCCTGGCCGGGTCGCACCTGTCCACCGACCCGGCCGAGCGGCCCGCGCAGGCCGCGCTGTTCAAGCGCGAACTGGACGCCGCCACCACGCCGGTGGTCGCCGCGGCCGACCTGAACGAGGGGCCGGACGGGCCGGCCTGGGCCACCGTGGCGCGCGGGCTGACCGACGCCGCCGTGGCCATGGACCGGGCCGACCGGCTCACCTACTCCTGCACGAACCCGCGGCGGCGCATCGACGCCCTCTTCGTCGATCCCCGGATCACCGTGGTCGACTACGACGTGGTGGACACCCCGCAGACCCGCCGCGCCAGCGACCACTTCCCGGTCCTGGTCGACCTGCTGCTGCCGGCCGCCGACTGA
- a CDS encoding DUF308 domain-containing protein gives MSAGGARRGRRDNGLDASEYAIAGDVDPRVGEHLLDVLAAGGIAAYLQPSADLNPVTRTTTVPSRPVDRLYVDRSHLRTARDYLTQLADETAPEKPRDDEPDIEAEWARIVAGFHTTAPRGGDNPWPAAEDVDDAPGPAGGPVALGTPDEPAGPTATDVRRLPYAADISGVSLSRGRQDEPSLLDGLDTFGADLPDDEAEDERYTPPPPPPLPRFSKYAVVGVLAIVLGFVLFLFPSVFPVADPSVVNLFGFTGILAGFVALIWRLRPGDDEDRDPDDGAVV, from the coding sequence GTGTCAGCGGGTGGGGCCCGCCGGGGACGGCGGGACAACGGGCTCGACGCGAGCGAGTACGCCATCGCCGGCGACGTGGATCCGCGCGTCGGCGAGCACCTGCTCGACGTCCTGGCCGCCGGCGGGATCGCCGCCTACCTCCAGCCCTCGGCCGACCTGAACCCGGTCACCCGCACCACCACCGTCCCGTCCCGCCCCGTCGACCGGCTCTACGTCGACCGGTCCCACCTGAGGACCGCGCGGGACTACCTGACCCAGCTCGCGGACGAGACGGCCCCCGAGAAGCCCCGCGACGACGAGCCGGACATCGAGGCCGAGTGGGCCCGTATCGTCGCCGGCTTCCACACCACCGCCCCGCGCGGTGGCGACAACCCGTGGCCCGCCGCCGAAGACGTGGACGACGCGCCCGGGCCCGCCGGCGGACCGGTGGCCCTCGGCACGCCCGACGAGCCCGCCGGGCCGACCGCCACCGACGTGCGCCGGCTGCCGTACGCGGCCGACATCTCGGGCGTCTCCCTCTCCCGTGGCCGGCAGGACGAGCCGTCGTTGCTCGACGGGCTGGACACCTTCGGCGCGGACCTGCCCGACGACGAGGCGGAGGACGAGCGCTACACCCCGCCACCGCCCCCGCCCCTGCCGCGCTTCTCGAAGTACGCGGTGGTCGGTGTGCTCGCCATCGTGCTCGGCTTCGTGCTCTTCCTCTTCCCGTCGGTCTTCCCCGTGGCCGACCCCTCGGTGGTCAACCTGTTCGGCTTCACCGGCATCCTGGCCGGCTTCGTCGCGCTGATCTGGCGGCTGCGACCCGGTGACGACGAGGACCGCGACCCGGACGACGGCGCGGTCGTCTGA